Proteins found in one Prochlorothrix hollandica PCC 9006 = CALU 1027 genomic segment:
- a CDS encoding COX15/CtaA family protein, whose amino-acid sequence MTESTFRHNPQPEIQTRAKQGQPAPVPPVPTIAAARAQTQVRTLAQHLTLATLILMGIGSATRVMNAGLACPDWPLCYGQLVPQSQMNLQVFLEWFHRLDASIVGFGTIALAGLSWWRRSHLPRWTPWLASLALVLVVFQGILGGLTVTELLQFEIVTAHLGTALFFFLTLLSLMVLLSPYEATGAAGRLAWPSTVATVLVYGQSILGGLVASRWALHQCLAVSNLCSVIHSHLWGVIPATIAPLVLVVWAWRTPGLHPWLRGLTHLTSVALMGQILIGFSAFKLRLQVEPLTVSHQMVGALLLGSLMAFTVLAWRDRRGVSPSV is encoded by the coding sequence ATGACCGAGTCCACCTTCCGCCACAACCCTCAACCCGAGATCCAGACTCGGGCGAAGCAAGGGCAACCCGCCCCTGTGCCCCCGGTTCCCACGATCGCCGCCGCCCGTGCCCAGACCCAAGTGCGAACCCTGGCCCAACACCTGACCCTGGCCACCTTAATCCTCATGGGCATTGGCAGTGCTACCCGCGTCATGAATGCTGGCTTAGCCTGTCCCGACTGGCCCTTGTGCTATGGCCAACTGGTGCCCCAGAGCCAGATGAACCTCCAGGTTTTTTTGGAATGGTTCCACCGTCTGGATGCCTCGATCGTGGGCTTTGGCACCATTGCCCTAGCTGGACTGTCCTGGTGGCGGCGATCGCACCTGCCCCGCTGGACTCCCTGGCTGGCTAGCCTTGCCCTGGTGCTGGTGGTGTTTCAAGGGATTTTGGGGGGACTGACGGTGACAGAACTGCTGCAATTTGAAATTGTCACCGCCCACCTGGGGACAGCCCTCTTCTTCTTCCTGACCCTGCTGAGCTTAATGGTGCTGCTATCCCCCTATGAAGCCACCGGAGCAGCGGGACGGTTGGCTTGGCCCAGCACCGTGGCCACGGTCTTGGTCTATGGCCAAAGCATCCTAGGGGGGTTGGTGGCTTCCCGCTGGGCACTGCACCAATGTTTAGCCGTGTCCAACCTCTGCTCCGTCATCCATAGCCATTTATGGGGCGTTATCCCCGCCACGATCGCCCCCCTGGTTCTGGTGGTGTGGGCATGGCGGACTCCCGGCTTGCATCCTTGGCTGCGGGGGTTGACCCATCTCACCAGCGTTGCCCTCATGGGCCAGATCCTGATCGGGTTCTCTGCTTTTAAGTTACGGCTCCAGGTGGAACCCCTGACCGTGTCCCATCAAATGGTGGGTGCCCTGTTGCTGGGTTCCCTGATGGCCTTTACCGTGCTGGCATGGCGCGATCGTCGTGGGGTCAGTCCATCGGTCTAG
- a CDS encoding heme o synthase, with protein sequence MQNTLGNTIARPQQTPMQVVQSYYQLTKPRIILLLLITTASGMFVAAQGEVNSFLFIVTLVGGAMASGAANTINCLYDRDIDYIMERTRWRPLPSGRVQPRDALIFALVLTALSFTLLATFANVLAAGLAMAGIVFYVLIYTHWLKRHSTQNIVIGGAAGAIPPLVGWAAVTGDLSWAPWLMFIIIFLWTPPHFWALAMMIGDDYASVGVPMLPVIEGDEITAKQILVYSVLLCPVSLLLVYPLGVNGWLYGVSALFLGALLIQKSWILLQTPSDRAVARSLFKYSIFYMMLLSAAMVIDVLPVTHRVTQALLSLVA encoded by the coding sequence ATGCAAAATACCCTTGGCAATACGATCGCCCGCCCCCAACAAACCCCCATGCAGGTGGTGCAAAGCTATTATCAGCTCACCAAACCCCGCATCATCTTATTGTTGTTAATCACCACCGCGTCGGGAATGTTTGTGGCGGCCCAAGGTGAGGTGAACTCGTTCCTCTTCATCGTCACCTTGGTGGGGGGAGCCATGGCCTCCGGAGCTGCCAATACCATCAACTGCCTCTACGATCGCGACATTGACTACATCATGGAGCGCACCCGCTGGCGACCGTTGCCCTCAGGCCGGGTGCAGCCCCGCGATGCCCTAATCTTTGCCCTCGTTCTCACGGCCCTCTCCTTTACCCTGTTGGCCACCTTTGCCAATGTCTTGGCCGCTGGTTTGGCCATGGCTGGCATTGTCTTTTACGTCCTGATTTACACCCACTGGCTGAAGCGCCACAGCACCCAAAACATCGTTATCGGCGGAGCCGCCGGAGCCATTCCGCCCCTGGTGGGCTGGGCAGCGGTCACCGGTGATCTCTCCTGGGCACCCTGGTTGATGTTCATCATCATTTTCCTCTGGACTCCGCCCCATTTCTGGGCATTGGCCATGATGATCGGCGATGACTATGCCTCCGTGGGGGTTCCCATGCTCCCCGTCATTGAGGGGGATGAGATCACCGCTAAGCAAATTTTGGTCTATAGCGTTTTGCTCTGTCCGGTGAGCCTGCTGCTGGTGTATCCCCTGGGGGTTAATGGTTGGTTGTATGGCGTGAGTGCCCTGTTTCTAGGGGCGTTGCTGATTCAGAAATCCTGGATCTTGCTCCAGACCCCCAGCGATCGCGCGGTGGCCCGATCCCTGTTCAAGTACTCCATTTTCTACATGATGCTGCTGTCTGCCGCCATGGTTATTGATGTCTTGCCAGTGACCCACCGGGTAACCCAAGCCCTCCTGAGTCTAGTGGCCTAG
- a CDS encoding methionine gamma-lyase family protein, whose protein sequence is MHYSSEPIYQAEKALLTIFSGIDSQVKQNLEKVLKIFRKHRLGTHHFGSVSGYGHGDLGRQVLDQVFADLMGAEAAAVRLQFVSGTHAIAACLYGVLRPGDELLAVAGAPYDTLEEVIGLRGTGQGSLREFGIDYRQLELTPAGTIDWDSLAQGVTRRTRMVLIQRSCGYSWRSSLSIAEIQRIVELVKGQNPNTICFVDNCYGEFVDTQEPPAVGADLVAGSLIKNPGGTIAPAGGYVAGRAEWVEQAACRLTAPGIGSEGGATFDQNRLLFQGLFLAPQMVGEALKGNHLTAQVFQQLGYAVNPLPGVPRRDVIQAVKLGTPEKLIAVCRAIQGYSPVGSYLDPVPAPMPGYDSDLVMAGGTFIDGSTSEFSADGPLRPPYVVFCQGGTHWTHVALALEAAIAALAEL, encoded by the coding sequence ATGCATTATAGCAGCGAACCAATCTACCAGGCAGAAAAGGCACTGCTTACGATTTTTTCCGGTATTGACTCCCAGGTCAAGCAAAATTTAGAAAAAGTGCTAAAAATTTTTCGGAAGCACCGCTTGGGCACCCACCATTTTGGGAGCGTCAGCGGCTATGGCCATGGGGATTTGGGACGACAGGTTCTGGATCAGGTGTTTGCGGACTTGATGGGGGCAGAGGCGGCGGCGGTGCGACTCCAGTTTGTGTCCGGTACCCACGCCATTGCCGCTTGTCTGTATGGGGTGTTGCGACCGGGGGATGAATTGCTGGCCGTGGCCGGTGCCCCCTACGACACCCTGGAGGAGGTGATTGGGCTGCGGGGAACGGGCCAAGGATCGTTGCGGGAGTTTGGCATTGACTATCGCCAGTTGGAGTTGACCCCGGCGGGAACCATTGACTGGGACAGCCTAGCCCAGGGGGTTACCCGACGCACCCGCATGGTCTTGATTCAGCGATCCTGTGGCTATAGCTGGCGATCGAGCCTGTCCATTGCCGAGATTCAACGCATCGTGGAACTGGTTAAAGGCCAAAACCCCAACACCATTTGTTTTGTCGATAACTGCTATGGGGAGTTTGTGGATACCCAGGAGCCGCCAGCGGTGGGGGCGGATCTGGTGGCGGGATCCTTGATCAAAAACCCAGGGGGAACGATCGCCCCGGCGGGGGGGTATGTGGCGGGACGGGCGGAATGGGTGGAACAGGCGGCTTGTCGTCTGACGGCCCCCGGTATTGGCAGCGAGGGGGGAGCTACTTTCGATCAAAATCGGCTACTGTTTCAGGGGTTATTCCTAGCGCCCCAGATGGTGGGGGAAGCCCTGAAGGGGAACCACCTGACGGCCCAGGTTTTCCAGCAGTTGGGCTATGCTGTCAATCCCTTGCCCGGTGTGCCCCGGCGGGATGTGATCCAGGCGGTGAAGCTGGGAACCCCTGAAAAGTTGATTGCCGTTTGTCGTGCGATCCAGGGCTATTCTCCGGTGGGTTCCTATTTGGATCCGGTGCCTGCCCCCATGCCGGGGTATGACAGCGATCTGGTGATGGCGGGGGGGACGTTTATTGATGGTAGTACCTCGGAGTTTTCCGCTGATGGTCCGTTGCGGCCTCCCTATGTGGTTTTTTGTCAGGGGGGAACCCATTGGACCCATGTGGCTTTGGCTTTGGAAGCGGCGATCGCGGCTCTTGCGGAGTTATAG
- a CDS encoding acyl-CoA desaturase, which translates to MTVATAEKRPLEWTTILFILGLHLGALCVLFPSNFSWYAVALALFMHWFTGCLGITLGWHRLISHRSFQVPKWLEYFFVFCGSLSCQSGPIEWIGLHRHHHAYSDQEEDHHNSNKGFWWSHMNWMWVDVPARKQLPRFTRDIASDPVYLFFDKYFIPLQFAVGIIFFIASDAIVGNGWSFVVWGVFLRIVLLYHCTWFVNSATHKFGYRTHETTDNSRNCWWVALLTYGEGWHNNHHAFQYSARHGWQWWEIDITWLTIRLLERLGLATKVKLISEA; encoded by the coding sequence ATGACCGTAGCTACTGCTGAAAAACGTCCCCTTGAATGGACAACCATCCTATTTATACTCGGCCTTCACCTTGGGGCGCTATGTGTGCTTTTTCCCAGCAACTTTAGTTGGTACGCTGTTGCTTTAGCCCTCTTCATGCACTGGTTTACTGGTTGCTTGGGCATCACCCTAGGATGGCACCGCCTCATCTCCCACCGCAGTTTCCAAGTCCCCAAGTGGCTGGAATATTTTTTTGTCTTCTGTGGTAGCCTATCTTGCCAGAGTGGACCCATTGAGTGGATTGGTCTGCACCGCCACCACCATGCTTATTCTGATCAAGAAGAAGATCACCATAATTCCAATAAGGGATTTTGGTGGAGCCACATGAACTGGATGTGGGTAGACGTGCCTGCCCGTAAGCAGCTACCCCGCTTTACCCGCGACATCGCCAGTGACCCGGTTTACCTCTTTTTTGATAAATATTTTATTCCCCTCCAATTCGCTGTTGGTATTATCTTTTTCATCGCTAGTGATGCCATTGTCGGCAATGGTTGGTCTTTTGTCGTTTGGGGTGTCTTTCTCCGCATTGTCCTGCTGTATCACTGCACCTGGTTTGTCAACAGTGCCACCCATAAATTCGGCTACCGCACCCATGAAACCACCGACAATTCTAGAAACTGCTGGTGGGTTGCTCTCCTGACCTATGGTGAAGGTTGGCACAATAATCATCACGCCTTTCAATACTCAGCCCGCCACGGTTGGCAATGGTGGGAAATTGACATCACCTGGCTGACCATTCGGTTGTTAGAGCGACTGGGCCTAGCGACTAAAGTCAAGTTAATCAGTGAAGCTTAG
- a CDS encoding MlaE family lipid ABC transporter permease subunit has protein sequence MSERSSSSFGLGNWTRRLSYAFLLGGQVCVHFLQGRINWRNSIEQMAAVGPQSLLITIVAAFFVGAVFTIQVAREFLNFGAEAVVGGVLALSLLRELAPVLAAVLLAGRIGSAFAAEIGTMRVTEQIDALYMLKTDPVDYLVLPRVLACCLMAPILTLIFFLVGTLGGLLVAIQVYGISSHIFLKSVQDFLGSWDIISAVIKAIFFGAIVAVIGSSWGLSTSGGAKGVGTSTTAAVVTSLLAVFVCNFFLSGFMFQGLGSSLTQGVGG, from the coding sequence GTGAGTGAACGGTCATCAAGTTCCTTTGGCTTAGGCAACTGGACACGGCGCTTATCCTATGCGTTCCTCCTGGGGGGGCAGGTCTGTGTCCACTTCCTGCAAGGTCGCATTAACTGGCGCAACAGCATTGAACAAATGGCAGCCGTTGGTCCCCAATCCCTGTTGATTACGATCGTGGCGGCCTTCTTTGTGGGGGCTGTGTTCACCATCCAAGTGGCCCGTGAGTTCCTCAACTTTGGGGCGGAGGCGGTGGTGGGGGGGGTTTTGGCCCTATCCCTATTGCGGGAGTTAGCCCCCGTGCTGGCGGCAGTTCTCTTGGCAGGGCGCATTGGGTCGGCCTTTGCCGCCGAAATTGGCACCATGCGGGTGACAGAGCAAATTGATGCCCTCTATATGCTCAAAACTGACCCGGTGGACTATCTGGTGCTGCCTCGGGTTTTGGCCTGTTGTCTCATGGCCCCCATTTTGACCTTGATCTTTTTCTTGGTGGGGACCTTGGGGGGCTTGCTGGTGGCGATCCAGGTCTATGGCATCAGTAGCCATATTTTTCTCAAGTCGGTGCAGGACTTCCTGGGATCCTGGGACATTATCAGTGCGGTGATTAAGGCGATCTTTTTTGGGGCGATCGTGGCCGTCATTGGTTCCAGTTGGGGACTCAGCACCAGTGGAGGCGCTAAGGGCGTGGGCACTTCGACCACCGCCGCCGTGGTCACGTCCCTCTTGGCTGTCTTTGTCTGCAACTTTTTCCTATCGGGCTTTATGTTCCAGGGGCTGGGGAGTTCCCTCACCCAAGGGGTGGGCGGTTAG
- a CDS encoding bacteriohemerythrin, whose product MSSALATPSTLAPWSDDYLTGDWLIDSQHQNLFRLVNQLHASIHQGIPHPGVKPQLEELLRCTLEHFTMEEDRMKVQNYPHLESHCKRHGALVERIQLALRKVMEDETVIPVDVSQCLSEWMIHHIKGEDQRMIEFFRAHNSEGPIAH is encoded by the coding sequence ATGTCCTCTGCTTTAGCAACCCCTTCCACCTTGGCTCCCTGGAGCGACGACTATCTGACTGGCGACTGGCTCATTGACTCCCAACACCAAAACCTATTTCGCCTGGTCAACCAACTGCACGCTTCCATTCACCAGGGTATTCCTCACCCAGGGGTGAAACCTCAACTGGAGGAGTTGCTCCGCTGCACCCTGGAGCATTTCACCATGGAGGAAGATCGGATGAAGGTTCAGAATTACCCCCATCTGGAATCCCATTGCAAGCGCCATGGAGCACTGGTGGAGCGCATACAATTGGCTCTGCGAAAAGTGATGGAGGATGAAACGGTGATTCCCGTGGATGTGTCCCAGTGCCTGAGTGAGTGGATGATTCACCACATTAAGGGGGAAGATCAGCGCATGATTGAGTTTTTCCGCGCCCATAACTCGGAGGGGCCGATCGCCCATTAG
- a CDS encoding carbohydrate ABC transporter permease — MARWKTTLTPYLFLFPALSLLGLTVFWPALQAFYLSFTQYGYRLGETPQWVGLANFRLLLQDQTFWQVLGNTLIYLVGVVPLLMVLPLALAILVNQKLRGMHWFRLAYYTPVIISMVVAGIAWKWLYAETGLLNQWLQMLLGDGALAQRLLPIPWLTSPHLALYSVMAVTVWKGLGYYMVIYLAGLQAIPGDLYEAAAIDGSDGLTKHWDITLPLMRPYLVLVGVISSISATKVFEEVYIMTSGGPLNSSKTVVYYVYERAIKDLDISYGCAIGLVLFLVIFSLSVVRLTLSNQGDVLGN; from the coding sequence ATGGCCCGCTGGAAAACCACCCTAACCCCTTACCTCTTCCTGTTCCCCGCCCTCAGCCTCCTGGGGCTGACGGTGTTTTGGCCTGCGCTCCAAGCCTTCTACCTCAGCTTTACCCAATATGGCTATCGCCTGGGGGAAACTCCTCAATGGGTTGGGTTGGCGAATTTTCGCCTGTTGCTACAGGATCAAACCTTCTGGCAGGTGCTGGGGAACACTCTGATCTACCTGGTGGGAGTCGTGCCCTTATTAATGGTGCTGCCCTTAGCCTTGGCGATTTTAGTCAACCAAAAACTGCGGGGAATGCACTGGTTTCGGCTGGCCTACTATACCCCCGTCATTATTTCCATGGTGGTGGCGGGCATTGCCTGGAAATGGCTCTATGCCGAAACGGGATTGCTGAACCAGTGGCTCCAGATGCTGTTGGGGGATGGAGCCTTGGCCCAGAGACTCCTACCCATTCCCTGGCTCACCAGCCCCCACCTGGCTCTCTACAGCGTCATGGCCGTGACGGTGTGGAAGGGCTTGGGCTATTACATGGTGATTTACCTAGCGGGGTTACAGGCCATACCGGGGGATTTATATGAGGCGGCGGCGATCGATGGCTCCGATGGCCTCACGAAACATTGGGACATTACCCTGCCGCTGATGCGTCCCTATCTGGTGTTAGTGGGGGTCATTTCCTCCATTTCCGCCACGAAAGTCTTTGAAGAAGTCTATATAATGACCAGCGGCGGACCCCTCAACAGTTCCAAAACCGTCGTCTACTACGTCTATGAACGGGCCATCAAAGATCTGGATATTAGCTACGGTTGTGCCATCGGTTTGGTCTTATTCCTGGTGATTTTCAGCCTCTCTGTGGTGCGGCTGACCCTCTCAAATCAAGGGGATGTGTTGGGGAATTAG
- a CDS encoding tetratricopeptide repeat protein: MGSSVVIDQTLDRQTFATAVLEASHDRPVLVDFFATWCGPCQLLKPILEKLAQEYDLTLAKVDIDQYPDLATQYHVDGVPDVRLVVAGEVKPGFVGMLPEPQLRELLGQWGLRSSLETAIALVETLVADKRYPEAKVQFDHLFDRYPGHGAVAIAAARFLLQIQKPEDALQILRTIEVGDSPHYEKAQGLKGLAELHALALAPVDGSEETTGELAQAFSRGAQSAVAGDYDTALKTFLEIVGRDRKFRNDGARKAMVTLFDCLGPDHDLTQTYRKRLMQTLY; this comes from the coding sequence ATGGGTTCTTCTGTTGTGATTGACCAAACCCTCGATCGCCAAACCTTTGCCACTGCTGTCCTGGAAGCCTCCCACGATCGCCCGGTACTGGTGGATTTCTTCGCCACCTGGTGTGGTCCCTGCCAACTCCTGAAGCCCATCCTGGAAAAGTTGGCCCAGGAGTATGACCTGACCCTGGCCAAGGTGGACATTGACCAGTACCCAGACCTGGCAACCCAGTACCACGTGGATGGGGTGCCCGATGTGCGGCTGGTGGTGGCGGGAGAGGTGAAGCCGGGGTTTGTCGGGATGCTCCCAGAACCCCAACTTCGGGAGCTATTGGGGCAGTGGGGCTTGCGATCCTCGTTGGAGACGGCGATCGCCCTGGTGGAAACCTTAGTGGCAGACAAGCGTTACCCAGAGGCCAAAGTCCAGTTTGATCACCTCTTTGACCGCTACCCCGGCCATGGGGCGGTGGCGATCGCGGCGGCTCGGTTTTTACTCCAGATCCAAAAACCAGAGGATGCGCTTCAGATCTTGCGGACGATCGAGGTGGGAGATAGTCCCCACTATGAAAAAGCCCAAGGCTTGAAGGGATTAGCCGAACTCCATGCCCTGGCCCTGGCTCCGGTGGACGGTTCAGAAGAGACCACGGGGGAGTTGGCCCAAGCCTTTAGCCGAGGGGCACAGTCTGCGGTGGCGGGGGACTATGACACCGCCTTGAAGACTTTTTTGGAGATTGTGGGCCGCGATCGTAAGTTCCGCAACGATGGTGCCCGCAAGGCCATGGTCACTCTGTTTGACTGTTTAGGGCCAGACCACGACCTGACCCAAACCTACCGCAAGCGCCTGATGCAAACCCTCTATTAA
- the dnaK gene encoding molecular chaperone DnaK: protein MGKVVGIDLGTTNSVVAVMEGGRPVVIANAEGMRTTPSVVAFSKEGERLVGQMARRQSVLSPKNTFYNIKRFVGRKYTELNPDSKQVPYTIRRGEDGNVKVVCPRMQKEFAPEELAAMILRKLVDEASRYLGQPVTGAVITVPAYFNDSQRQATRDAGRIAGLDVKRILNEPTAASLAYGLEQRQQQRILVFDLGGGTFDVSILDVGNGVFEVKATSGDTQLGGNDFDRKIVDWLAEKFLAQDSIDLRRDRQSLQRLMEAAEKAKIELSGVPVTDISLPFITATEDGPKHLEARLHRGEFEDLCQDLLERLRRPIMRALKDSGLNPRQIDEVVLVGGSTRMPMVQEVVRAFIQKAPNQNVNPDEVVAVGAAVQAGIIDGEVRDILLLDVTPLSLGLETIGGVMKKLIPRNTSVPVRRSDIFSTAENNQTLVEIHVLQGEREMAKGNKSLGRFKLTGIPPAPRGIPQVQVSFDIDSNGILQVSALDKTTGREQTVTIQGASTLNEAEIQRMIKDAEEFAQTDRQQKAKVEKRNKAEGLASQAERKLREVALDFGMYFAEQQRRRIEAMIRQLRQSIKANDDRGIDLTQSDLQNALYELNQEVSLRLAEEEDDDFFQPLKDTLASVRESGLFKRDRDDRDRGSSRGNDRGNDRGDRDGGSDRGIRDRGNGRGSDPRDRSTARPADRSRDRFNDRGSERPADRPGQRNAPVRNRYSNFFEDEDWGDDDEWF, encoded by the coding sequence ATGGGTAAAGTCGTTGGCATTGACCTAGGCACCACCAATTCTGTGGTTGCAGTTATGGAAGGAGGGAGACCCGTTGTCATTGCCAATGCTGAAGGAATGCGGACAACCCCCTCGGTGGTGGCCTTCAGTAAAGAAGGAGAACGCCTAGTGGGGCAGATGGCCCGTCGGCAGTCCGTCCTTAGCCCTAAAAACACCTTTTATAACATCAAGCGGTTTGTGGGGCGCAAGTATACCGAACTCAACCCAGACTCCAAACAAGTGCCCTATACCATTCGCCGGGGCGAAGATGGCAATGTCAAAGTGGTGTGCCCTCGGATGCAAAAGGAATTTGCTCCGGAGGAATTAGCCGCCATGATTTTGCGGAAACTGGTGGATGAGGCCAGCCGCTACCTGGGGCAACCGGTCACCGGTGCCGTCATCACCGTTCCCGCCTACTTCAATGACTCCCAACGGCAGGCCACCCGCGATGCGGGCCGCATTGCAGGACTGGACGTAAAGCGCATTCTCAATGAACCCACCGCCGCGTCCTTGGCCTATGGCTTGGAACAACGGCAGCAGCAGCGAATTTTAGTCTTTGATCTGGGGGGGGGCACCTTCGATGTGTCGATCTTGGATGTGGGCAATGGGGTCTTTGAGGTCAAGGCCACCAGTGGCGATACCCAATTGGGGGGCAATGATTTCGATCGCAAAATTGTCGATTGGTTGGCCGAAAAGTTTTTAGCCCAGGACAGCATTGATCTACGCCGCGATCGCCAGTCCTTGCAACGGCTCATGGAAGCGGCAGAAAAAGCCAAAATTGAACTATCTGGGGTGCCCGTCACCGATATTAGCCTACCCTTCATCACCGCCACGGAAGACGGACCTAAACACCTGGAAGCACGGTTACACCGGGGCGAATTTGAGGACTTGTGTCAGGACTTGCTGGAGCGGCTGCGTCGCCCCATTATGCGGGCACTGAAGGATTCCGGACTCAATCCGCGCCAAATTGATGAGGTGGTGCTGGTGGGGGGATCGACCCGGATGCCCATGGTGCAGGAGGTGGTCCGGGCCTTTATTCAAAAAGCCCCTAACCAAAATGTGAACCCCGATGAGGTGGTGGCCGTGGGGGCGGCGGTCCAGGCGGGCATCATTGATGGGGAGGTGCGGGATATTTTGCTGCTGGATGTGACCCCCCTCTCCCTGGGGTTGGAAACCATCGGCGGCGTGATGAAGAAACTGATTCCCCGCAATACGTCGGTACCGGTGCGGCGATCGGATATTTTTTCCACCGCTGAAAATAACCAAACCCTGGTGGAGATCCATGTGCTGCAAGGGGAACGGGAAATGGCCAAGGGCAATAAGTCCCTGGGGCGGTTTAAGTTAACGGGCATCCCCCCCGCCCCCCGAGGGATTCCCCAGGTGCAGGTGAGCTTTGACATTGACTCCAATGGCATTTTGCAGGTGAGCGCCCTGGATAAAACCACCGGTCGGGAGCAAACCGTGACGATTCAGGGGGCTTCTACCCTGAATGAAGCAGAAATTCAACGCATGATCAAGGATGCGGAGGAATTTGCCCAAACCGATCGCCAGCAAAAGGCCAAGGTGGAAAAACGCAACAAGGCGGAAGGGTTGGCCAGCCAAGCCGAGCGGAAACTGCGGGAGGTGGCCCTGGATTTTGGGATGTACTTTGCCGAACAGCAACGGCGGCGTATTGAAGCCATGATTCGCCAACTGCGCCAGAGCATTAAGGCCAACGACGATCGCGGCATCGATCTCACCCAGTCTGATCTCCAGAATGCCCTCTATGAGCTGAACCAGGAGGTGTCATTGCGCTTGGCTGAGGAAGAGGATGATGACTTCTTCCAGCCCCTCAAGGACACCCTGGCCAGTGTGCGGGAGTCGGGTTTGTTTAAACGCGATCGGGACGATCGCGATCGCGGCAGTAGTCGGGGCAACGATCGGGGCAACGATCGGGGAGACAGAGACGGGGGCAGCGATCGAGGGATCCGGGATCGGGGCAATGGTCGGGGTAGTGATCCCCGCGATCGCAGCACTGCTCGTCCGGCAGATCGGAGTCGCGATCGGTTTAACGATCGCGGATCAGAACGTCCCGCCGATCGCCCCGGTCAACGCAACGCCCCCGTTCGTAACCGCTATAGCAATTTCTTTGAAGATGAAGATTGGGGCGATGATGATGAATGGTTTTAA
- the rpoD gene encoding RNA polymerase sigma factor RpoD, giving the protein MTQANNVLVAVEEPSDLMQGDLSPDDTLEEDGDITSNQLDDDAKLPGKNRSRRKAQVKKKHYTEDSIRLYLQEIGRIRLLRADEEIELARKIADLLELERVHEKLVEQLDRTPRDDEWAQAVSQLEKKDMSLREFQRRLYQGRKAKEKMVQSNLRLVVSIAKKYMNRGLSFQDLIQEGSLGLIRAAEKFDHEKGYKFSTYATWWIRQAITRAIADQSRTIRLPVHLYETISRIKKTTKLLSQEMGRKPTEEEIATRMEMTIEKLRFIAKSAQLPISLETPIGKEEDSRLGDFIESDGETPEDQVSKSLLREDLEGVLSTLSPRERDVLRLRYGLDDGRMKTLEEIGQIFNVTRERIRQIEAKALRKLRHPNRNSILKEYIR; this is encoded by the coding sequence ATGACCCAGGCTAATAATGTACTCGTCGCTGTCGAGGAACCTTCAGACCTGATGCAAGGGGATCTGAGTCCAGATGACACCCTTGAAGAGGATGGAGATATTACTAGTAATCAGCTCGATGATGATGCTAAATTACCTGGTAAAAACCGTTCCCGTCGTAAGGCACAGGTTAAAAAGAAGCACTACACCGAAGACTCGATTCGGTTGTATCTCCAGGAAATTGGCCGTATTCGACTGCTTCGGGCGGATGAGGAAATTGAATTAGCCCGTAAAATTGCAGATTTGCTGGAATTGGAGCGAGTTCACGAAAAGTTGGTGGAACAGCTCGATCGCACCCCCCGCGATGACGAATGGGCGCAGGCGGTGAGCCAACTGGAAAAGAAGGACATGTCCCTGCGGGAGTTCCAGCGTCGTCTCTACCAAGGCCGCAAAGCCAAGGAAAAAATGGTGCAATCCAACCTGCGGTTGGTGGTGTCCATTGCCAAGAAATACATGAACCGGGGTCTGTCGTTCCAGGATTTGATCCAGGAAGGGAGTCTGGGTTTGATTCGGGCTGCGGAAAAGTTTGACCACGAAAAGGGCTATAAGTTCTCCACCTATGCCACCTGGTGGATTCGCCAAGCCATCACCCGCGCCATTGCCGATCAGTCCCGCACCATCCGCCTACCGGTGCACCTCTACGAGACCATTTCCCGGATCAAAAAAACCACCAAGCTGCTGTCCCAGGAAATGGGTCGCAAGCCCACGGAGGAAGAGATCGCCACCCGCATGGAAATGACGATCGAAAAGCTGCGGTTTATTGCCAAGTCTGCCCAGCTACCCATTTCCCTGGAAACCCCCATTGGTAAGGAAGAAGACTCTCGTCTGGGGGATTTCATTGAGTCCGATGGGGAAACCCCTGAAGATCAGGTGTCCAAGAGCTTGCTGCGGGAAGATCTGGAGGGAGTGCTCAGCACCCTCAGCCCTCGGGAACGGGATGTGCTGCGGTTGCGCTATGGCTTGGATGATGGCCGCATGAAGACCCTGGAGGAAATTGGCCAAATCTTCAATGTCACCCGGGAGCGCATTCGTCAAATTGAGGCTAAGGCGTTGCGGAAGCTGCGTCACCCTAACCGCAATAGCATTCTCAAGGAATATATCCGCTAG